In Apium graveolens cultivar Ventura chromosome 10, ASM990537v1, whole genome shotgun sequence, the following are encoded in one genomic region:
- the LOC141692187 gene encoding uncharacterized protein LOC141692187 gives MASPSLLKLKPLQSSHVFSLKSPSSFATNTTTSSTKFKTLAHTFILSHISRVVRALTKAKIILIGVLKDIQLLYLTEFTTKKHKNRNKIFFGSFRMHYNWCSSPVLPVASPQQNESSVSHSYYDATWNSIISPGCHEMEESQLSGYLHWLEKKVNEDSKKTNDMNEIDKLADMFIANCHEKFKLEKQESYRMFQEMMARSV, from the coding sequence ATGGCTAGCCCTTCTCTTCTTAAACTAAAGCCACTCCAGTCTTCTCATGTTTTCTCCTTAAAATCTCCATCTTCTTTTGCTACTAATACCACCACAAGCTCAACCAAGTTCAAAACTCTAGCTCACACATTCATATTATCACACATTTCTCGAGTCGTGCGGGCTCTCACCAAGGCCAAGATCATCTTGATTGGGGTTTTGAAAGATATTCAGCTTCTATACCTGACAGAGTTTACCACAAAAAAGCACAAGAACAggaataaaatattttttggtTCCTTTAGAATGCACTACAATTGGTGCTCTTCTCCTGTGTTGCCAGTGGCGTCGCCACAGCAGAATGAGTCCTCTGTGAGCCACTCGTATTACGATGCTACGTGGAATTCTATCATCTCACCAGGATGTCATGAAATGGAAGAATCACAGCTTTCCGGGTACCTTCATTGGCTTGAAAAGAAAGTTAACGAGGATTCAAAAAAGACCAATGATATGAATGAGATTGATAAGCTAGCTGACATGTTCATTGCAAATTGCCATGAGAAATTTAAGCTGGAGAAGCAAGAATCATACAGGATGTTTCAAGAAATGATGGCTAGAAGTGTGTGA
- the LOC141688871 gene encoding uncharacterized protein LOC141688871: MKFQKVCVQGSIYQNHGLVDGFNLDHAKHFSQQSGVQTGVFVEGSQNSSDHANLASTIMSHIGSPGSAFFATERYMGLPCYDYPENNPNLCPEITNQIPCLQQSVGETLYVDQSSLEQAKTGFASFESATKAGSCISEKSYSERDRIMQLKRKLFEDNYDTPEKRQASVPCDGDSGISLSHNSYGYQVTNMGQSAGASGNAAVPSASAANSCKTRIRWSQDLHDQFVECVNRLGGSEKATPKAILRLMESDVLTIYHVKSHLQKYRIAKYMPDSAEGKSEKQTSTSDTEQIGTKTSMYFKEALQMQLDVQRRLHEQLEIQKHLQLRIEEQGKQLKQMFDLQQHKTTSVVESQKSSTEPPPPDDPLITKSDDNLQHLVEID; encoded by the exons ATGAAATTCCAGAAGGTTTGTGTTCAGGGAAGTATTTATCAGAATCATGGATTGGTAGATGGTTTTAATTTGGATCATGCAAAGCATTTTTCGCAACAGAGTGGTGTTCAGACTGGAGTTTTTGTAGAAGGGTCACAAAATAGCAGTGATCATGCTAATTTAGCAAGCACCATAATGAGTCATATTGGTTCACCAGGATCTGCCTTTTTTGCAACTGAAAGATACATGGGCTTGCCTTGTTATGATTATCCGGAAAATAATCCTAATTTATGCCCTGAAATAACAAACCAGATACCTTGTTTGCAGCAATCTGTTGGTGAAACTTTGTATGTTGATCAATCATCATTGGAGCAAGCCAAGACAGGCTTTGCATCTTTTGAGTCAGCTACAAAAGCTGGCTCTTGCATTTCTGAGAAATCTTACTCGGAGAGAGACCGGATTATGCAGCTTAAAAGAAAGTTGTTTGAAGATAATTATGATACTCCTGAGAAGAGGCAAGCATCAGTTCCTTGTGATGGAGATAGTGGTATTTCT CTCTCACACAATTCATATGGATATCAAGTTACAAATATGGGGCAATCTGCAGGAGCTAGTGGTAATGCTGCAGTTCCTTCTGCTTCAGCTGCTAATTCATGTAAAACGCGCATAAGATGGAGTCAAGATCTCCATGATCAGTTTGTTGAGTGCGTAAATCGTCTTGGTGGATCTGAAA AGGCAACACCAAAGGCAATATTAAGATTGATGGAATCTGATGTATTGACAATCTATCATGTAAAAAGTCATTTGCAG AAGTATCGAATTGCTAAGTATATGCCAGACTCTGCAGAAG GAAAATCTGAGAAACAGACAAGCACGAGTGACACAGAACAGATTGGAACTAAGAC TAGCATGTATTTCAAGGAAGCGCTACAGATGCAACTAGACGTCCAAAGGCGTCTTCATGAGCAATTAGAG ATTCAAAAACATCTGCAATTGAGAATAGAAGAACAAGGGAAACAGCTGAAGCAGATGTTTGATCTGCAACAACATAAAACCACAAGTGTTGTTGAATCTCAGAAGTCATCAACTGAACCACCACCCCCTGATGATCCATTGATTACGAAAAGTGATGACAATCTGCAGCACCTCGTCGAGATTGATTAA
- the LOC141693885 gene encoding uncharacterized protein LOC141693885 isoform X1: MSQERIVHQIDFPNNFVCFLIIDLLLQKYRIAMYVPESAEGKSERQTSMSDTEQIGTKTGMYLKEALQMQLDVQRRLHEQLEIERQLQLRIEEKGKQLKQIFDLQQHKTTSVFESQKSSTEPPPPDEPLITRSNDNLQRSVEEHQIAKSTLDSEEGNPEKQTGESDVEESETKSGLYLKESLQMQLDIQRRLHEELENQRTLQLRIEEQGRALKQMYDLQKQNRIE, from the exons ATGAGTCAGGAAAGAATTGTGCATCAAATTGATTTTCCTAATAATTTTGTTTGTTTTCTCATAATTGATCTTCTTTTGCAGAAATATCGAATTGCTATGTATGTGCCAGAGTCTGCAGAAG GAAAATCTGAGAGACAGACAAGCATGAGTGACACAGAACAGATTGGAACTAAGAC TGGCATGTATTTGAAGGAAGCGCTACAGATGCAACTAGACGTCCAAAGGCGTCTTCATGAGCAACTAGAG ATTGAAAGACAGCTGCAGTTGAGAATAGAAGAGAAAGGGAAACAGCTGAAGCAGATATTTGATCTGCAACAACATAAAACCACAAGTGTTTTTGAATCTCAGAAGTCATCAACTGAACCACCACCTCCTGATGAGCCATTGattacgagaagtaatgacaaTCTGCAGCGCTCAGTCGAG GAACATCAAATTGCAAAATCTACGCTGGATTCAGAAGAAG GAAATCCTGAAAAACAGACAGGGGAGAGTGATGTGGAAGAGTCCGAGACTAAAAG TGGCTTGTACTTGAAAGAATCACTTCAGATGCAACTAGACATCCAAAGGCGTCTTCACGAGGAACTAGAG AATCAAAGAACTCTGCAGCTGAGAATTGAAGAACAGGGAAGAGCGCTAAAACAGATGTATGATCTCCAGAAACAGAATCGAATAGAGTAA
- the LOC141693885 gene encoding uncharacterized protein LOC141693885 isoform X2 yields MYVPESAEGKSERQTSMSDTEQIGTKTGMYLKEALQMQLDVQRRLHEQLEIERQLQLRIEEKGKQLKQIFDLQQHKTTSVFESQKSSTEPPPPDEPLITRSNDNLQRSVEEHQIAKSTLDSEEGNPEKQTGESDVEESETKSGLYLKESLQMQLDIQRRLHEELENQRTLQLRIEEQGRALKQMYDLQKQNRIE; encoded by the exons ATGTATGTGCCAGAGTCTGCAGAAG GAAAATCTGAGAGACAGACAAGCATGAGTGACACAGAACAGATTGGAACTAAGAC TGGCATGTATTTGAAGGAAGCGCTACAGATGCAACTAGACGTCCAAAGGCGTCTTCATGAGCAACTAGAG ATTGAAAGACAGCTGCAGTTGAGAATAGAAGAGAAAGGGAAACAGCTGAAGCAGATATTTGATCTGCAACAACATAAAACCACAAGTGTTTTTGAATCTCAGAAGTCATCAACTGAACCACCACCTCCTGATGAGCCATTGattacgagaagtaatgacaaTCTGCAGCGCTCAGTCGAG GAACATCAAATTGCAAAATCTACGCTGGATTCAGAAGAAG GAAATCCTGAAAAACAGACAGGGGAGAGTGATGTGGAAGAGTCCGAGACTAAAAG TGGCTTGTACTTGAAAGAATCACTTCAGATGCAACTAGACATCCAAAGGCGTCTTCACGAGGAACTAGAG AATCAAAGAACTCTGCAGCTGAGAATTGAAGAACAGGGAAGAGCGCTAAAACAGATGTATGATCTCCAGAAACAGAATCGAATAGAGTAA
- the LOC141688866 gene encoding uncharacterized protein LOC141688866, translating to MGRNRGKAKKQTLVAAHEDHGSGEEEKMPAKRRGRPLKISKSETKDKEEAENFDDGENMNGVLSENTNTESGVESGRKRGRASEINGNNGTVEDESGSEIKINGNDSVKPAGFRQNGSRRKNKPQRAAEVGVECR from the coding sequence ATGGGCAGAAACAGAGGGAAAGCGAAGAAACAGACCCTAGTAGCAGCTCATGAAGATCATGGTAGTGGTGAGGAAGAGAAGATGCCGGCTAAGAGAAGAGGAAGGCCACTGAAGATATCCAAGAGTGAAACTAAGGATAAAGAAGAAGCTGAAAATTTTGATGATGGGGAAAATATGAACGGTGTTCTCTCTGAGAATACTAACACAGAATCTGGTGTGGAGAGTGGTAGAAAAAGGGGAAGAGCTTCAGAGATCAATGGAAATAATGGAACGGTTGAGGACGAAAGTGGCAGTGAGATTAAAATCAATGGTAATGATTCTGTAAAGCCTGCTGGGTTCAGGCAAAATGGAAGCAGGCGGAAAAATAAACCTCAGAGGGCTGCTGAAGTAGGCGTTGAGTGCAGATGA
- the LOC141692188 gene encoding secreted RxLR effector protein 161-like: MGEAEVILGIKIKRENNDCSPISTPLDPSIKLLPNKGVAVSQLKYSRAIGSLMYAMISTRPEIAYVVGKLSKYTSKQSSHHWQTLSRVFKYLKGTVDYGLIYIGFPSVIEGHSDASWISNKEDHSSTSGWVFLLGGGAISWTSKKQSCITDSTMKSEFMTLSAAGKEAEWLRNLIYEIPL; the protein is encoded by the exons ATGGGGGAGGCTGAGGTGATTCTTGGTATAAAGATCAAGCGTGAGAACAATG ATTGTTCTCCTATTAGCACTCCTCTTGATCCTAGTATTAAACTCCTACCTAATAAGGGTGTGGCAGTATCTCAACTTAAATACTCAAGGGCTATTGGTAGTCTTATGTATGCCATGATAAGCACTAGGCCAGAAATTGCCTATGTTGTTGGAAAGCTTAGTAAGTATACAAGCAAACAAAGTTCACATCATTGGCAAACCTTAAGCCGAGTGTTCAAATACTTGAAAGGAACCGTGGATTATGGTCTGATATATATTGGATTTCCTTCGGTTATTGAAGGTCATTCAGATGCAAGTTGGATTTCCAATAAGGAAGATCATTCTTCCACAAGTGGCTGGGTATTCCTTCTTGGAGGAGGTGCTATCTCTTGGACATCAAAGAAACAGAGTTGCATTACTGATTCAACGATGAAATCTGAATTTATGACATTATCAGCGGCTGGTAAAGAAGCTGAATGGCTAAGAAATCTGATTTATGAGATTCCATTGTAG
- the LOC141688809 gene encoding squamosa promoter-binding protein-like 15, with translation MASASPNAFEIYFDDVGGAAADGSPAKKGRGGGGGGGGQVVSRCQVEGCNVDLSDAKSYYSRHKVCGKHSKSPKVVVSGIHQRFCQQCSRFHQLPEFDQEKRSCRRRLAGHNERRRKPQVGSLLSARYGSSSIFGNDSGGGSFLMDFSAYPRHAGKVESGSQDPGSGNFLSVPWQNNSESRSPELQRSNKSIAYPAHAVPPGGCFDGVSSDSSRALSLLSNNSRGSINRSLSLGTNYEMDTYGSHMVQPAVTQGPNINQFSSNSWGFKGNESGSVSYDMHPELGLGQISHPGTSQYTGDLQLNQQTGKQCMDIQHPMGYDESAQHMHWSL, from the exons ATGGCTTCTGCATCTCCCAATGCCTTTGAAATCTACTTTGATGATGTGGGTGGTGCTGCAGCTGATGGGTCTCCGGCAAAGAAAGGGAGAGGCGGCGGTGGTGGAGGAGGAGGACAGGTGGTGTCAAGATGTCAAGTGGAAGGGTGTAATGTAGATCTGAGTGATGCAAAGAGTTACTATTCAAGACATAAAGTTTGTGGTAAGCATTCTAAATCACCTAAGGTGGTTGTTTCTGGTATTCACCAAAGATTCTGCCAGCAGTGTAGCAG GTTCCATCAGCTGCCTGAATTCGACCAAGAAAAACGTAGCTGTCGTAGACGTCTGGCTGGCCACAATGAGCGTCGGAGGAAGCCACAAGTGGGATCCCTGTTGTCTGCACGATATGGAAGTTCATCCATCTTTG GAAATGACAGTGGAGGTGGAAGCTTTCTTATGGACTTTTCTGCATATCCAAGGCACGCTGGGAAGGTTGAATCCGGAAGTCAGGACCCTGGTTCTGGAAATTTTCTGTCAGTCCCatggcaaaacaactcagaaagCCGTTCTCCTGAGCTTCAACGTTCAAATAAGAGCATCGCGTACCCTGCTCATGCTGTTCCACCTGGAGGATGTTTTGATGGAGTTTCTTCCGACTCCAGTCGTGCTCTCTCTCTTCTGTCAAACAATTCCCGTGGCTCAATAAACCGATCTTTGAGTCTCGGTACAAATTACGAAATGGATACTTATGGTTCGCATATGGTTCAACCAGCAGTGACTCAAGGTCCAAACATCAATCAGTTCTCTAGCAACTCTTGGGGTTTCAAGGGCAACGAATCTGGAAGCGTCTCTTATGATATGCATCCTGAACTGGGTCTTGGGCAAATTTCACATCCTGGTACCAGTCAATACACGGGTGATCTGCAACTGAACCAGCAGACTGGAAAACAATGCATGGACATTCAGCATCCAATGGGATACGACGAGTCTGCGCAGCATATGCACTGGTCTCTCTAG